The following coding sequences lie in one Pseudomonas monsensis genomic window:
- a CDS encoding low molecular weight protein-tyrosine-phosphatase, translating to MFRNILVVCVGNICRSPTAELLLRNALTASTISVTSAGLAARVGEGMEASARLVLEDRGHSAEGFRARQLTADIVNESDLILVMEKQHVNQVLKIASHARGKVFLLGKWQSEREIQDPYRQGKAAFVHAHALIEDAVSSWAQRLGH from the coding sequence TTGTTCAGAAATATCCTGGTTGTGTGCGTTGGCAATATTTGCCGAAGTCCGACTGCAGAACTTCTGTTGCGTAACGCGCTGACCGCATCAACCATCTCGGTGACCTCTGCAGGCCTCGCGGCGCGAGTTGGCGAAGGCATGGAGGCGTCGGCGCGCCTGGTCCTGGAAGACCGCGGCCACAGCGCCGAGGGTTTCAGGGCGCGGCAATTGACCGCCGATATCGTCAATGAATCGGACCTGATTCTGGTCATGGAAAAACAGCATGTAAATCAAGTCCTGAAGATTGCCTCTCACGCCAGAGGCAAAGTGTTTCTGCTCGGCAAGTGGCAGAGCGAGCGTGAAATACAAGACCCGTATCGTCAAGGCAAGGCCGCTTTTGTTCATGCACATGCATTGATTGAAGATGCCGTTAGTTCATGGGCGCAGCGCCTCGGGCATTGA
- a CDS encoding PilZ domain-containing protein produces the protein MSQTSRDYSEKRDFIRMRVDADVVLIHEGDQISAVCIDLSSSGMQVEAPRQFAVGDRLRVRIDSDHAALSGLEAETEVVWVKAQEGDSQKLGLSILKMK, from the coding sequence ATGAGTCAAACCAGTCGGGACTACAGCGAAAAGCGCGATTTCATCCGCATGCGGGTCGATGCCGATGTCGTGCTGATTCATGAAGGTGATCAGATCAGCGCGGTGTGCATCGACCTCTCCAGCAGCGGCATGCAGGTTGAAGCGCCGCGGCAGTTCGCGGTCGGCGACCGCTTGCGCGTGCGCATAGATTCCGACCATGCGGCACTCAGCGGCCTGGAAGCCGAGACTGAGGTGGTCTGGGTCAAGGCTCAGGAAGGCGATAGCCAGAAGCTCGGCCTGAGCATCCTGAAGATGAAATAA
- a CDS encoding polysaccharide biosynthesis tyrosine autokinase: MQLPSVIGTRDNDQDSIDLLGIFGSLIDQKWLIGAFTGAFMAAGVAYAVLATPVYLANALVQVEPKKNDMLGFSDLNSMLGGQSPSVTEIGIIKSRAVIGKTVDDLRLDIDVTPNTFPMIGGFFARRYRGETETSVAPPRFGLNSYAWGGERLEITRLNLPKELLGKKLTLIAGEQQHFQLLDDNDNLLAEGVTGEVFAQDGVEVLVAQLAANPGTRFEVVRNPRIVTIQGYQDALDISEQGKESGIIRLALASADAAEAVKILNKIAALYVDQNVRRTSAEAAQSLAFLQSQLPQVKRDLAKASDALNAYQTHGKTVNISLETQSVLGQSVALETRISELKMQQAEMDRKFTSQHPAYRALMSQIGELTQQQKSLAGKVQDLPATQQELLNLTRDVEVASQIYTQLLNKSQELDIVRAGAVGNVRLVDTADVDLSSPVKPKKALIVLIATLLGAFVGVALVLLRKSLSRGLEGPEAIEQLGLPVYASIPYSTLQQEEDGKKGRARDGVDKPAYLLALRNPTDLSIESIRSLRTCLHFAGLDSTNNRIMISGPSPQVGKTFVSSNLAAVMAQSGQRVVLVDADMRKGHLHKTLNTPIANGLSDLLVKRCSIEQAINKIEGANLHFISRGQVPPNPSELLMHANFRELLAQLSELYDVVIIDTPPLLAVTDAAIVGREAGISLIVTRFGVNPAKEIELTIRRFAQNGIELKGAVFNGVEKRAASYYGNGGYGYYNYEYASDKS, translated from the coding sequence ATGCAGTTACCGTCAGTAATCGGCACCCGTGACAACGATCAAGACAGTATTGATCTGCTCGGCATATTCGGCAGTCTGATTGACCAGAAATGGCTGATCGGCGCATTCACCGGTGCCTTCATGGCCGCCGGCGTTGCCTATGCGGTTCTCGCCACACCGGTGTATCTGGCGAACGCGCTGGTACAGGTGGAGCCGAAAAAGAACGACATGCTCGGCTTTTCCGATCTCAACAGTATGCTCGGCGGCCAATCGCCGTCGGTGACCGAAATCGGCATCATCAAGTCCCGCGCGGTGATCGGCAAAACCGTCGATGACCTGCGTCTGGACATCGACGTCACGCCCAATACGTTCCCGATGATCGGTGGGTTTTTCGCCCGGCGTTATCGCGGCGAAACCGAAACCAGCGTGGCGCCGCCGCGTTTCGGCCTGAACAGCTATGCCTGGGGCGGCGAGCGTCTGGAGATCACCCGGCTCAACCTGCCCAAAGAACTGCTGGGGAAAAAACTTACGCTGATCGCCGGCGAACAGCAGCACTTCCAGTTGCTCGACGACAACGACAACCTGCTGGCGGAGGGCGTCACGGGTGAAGTCTTTGCCCAGGACGGCGTGGAAGTGCTGGTCGCCCAGTTGGCGGCGAACCCCGGCACCCGCTTCGAAGTGGTGCGCAATCCACGGATCGTGACCATTCAGGGGTACCAGGACGCTCTGGATATTTCCGAACAAGGCAAAGAGTCGGGGATCATTCGTCTGGCGCTGGCCAGCGCCGATGCCGCTGAAGCGGTGAAGATCCTCAACAAGATTGCCGCGCTGTACGTGGATCAGAACGTGCGTCGCACTTCGGCGGAAGCTGCGCAGAGCCTGGCCTTCCTGCAAAGCCAGTTGCCCCAGGTCAAGCGTGATCTGGCCAAGGCCAGCGATGCGCTGAACGCCTATCAGACCCACGGCAAGACCGTGAACATTTCCCTCGAAACCCAATCGGTACTGGGCCAGTCGGTGGCGCTGGAAACACGGATCTCCGAGCTGAAAATGCAGCAGGCGGAGATGGATCGCAAGTTCACCAGCCAGCACCCGGCCTATCGCGCGTTGATGAGCCAGATCGGCGAATTGACTCAGCAGCAGAAGTCGCTGGCAGGCAAAGTCCAGGACTTGCCGGCCACGCAACAGGAATTGCTCAACCTGACCCGCGATGTCGAAGTGGCGTCGCAGATCTACACACAACTGCTGAACAAGTCCCAGGAACTGGACATCGTCCGCGCCGGTGCGGTGGGCAACGTGCGGCTGGTGGACACGGCGGATGTCGACCTGAGCAGCCCGGTCAAACCGAAGAAGGCGCTGATCGTGTTGATCGCCACGTTGCTCGGCGCGTTCGTCGGTGTGGCGCTGGTGTTGCTGCGCAAATCCCTGAGTCGTGGCCTGGAAGGCCCGGAAGCCATCGAGCAACTCGGCTTGCCGGTGTACGCCTCGATTCCCTACAGCACCTTGCAGCAGGAAGAGGACGGCAAAAAGGGGCGCGCCCGCGATGGCGTCGACAAGCCGGCCTACCTGTTGGCCCTGCGCAATCCGACGGACCTGTCGATCGAGTCGATCCGCAGTCTGCGCACCTGCCTGCACTTTGCCGGGCTGGACTCGACCAATAACCGCATCATGATTTCCGGGCCGAGTCCGCAGGTCGGCAAGACCTTCGTCTCCTCCAACCTTGCCGCCGTCATGGCGCAGAGCGGTCAGCGCGTGGTGCTGGTCGATGCCGACATGCGCAAGGGCCATCTGCATAAAACCCTCAACACGCCGATCGCCAACGGTTTGTCGGACCTGCTGGTCAAGCGCTGCAGCATCGAGCAGGCGATCAACAAAATCGAAGGCGCGAACCTGCACTTCATCAGTCGCGGCCAGGTGCCGCCCAACCCGTCCGAGCTGCTGATGCATGCCAACTTCCGTGAGCTGCTGGCGCAACTCAGCGAGCTGTATGACGTGGTGATCATCGACACGCCACCGCTGCTGGCGGTGACCGATGCGGCGATTGTCGGTCGTGAGGCCGGGATCAGCCTGATCGTGACGCGCTTCGGGGTGAACCCGGCCAAGGAAATCGAACTGACCATCCGCCGCTTCGCGCAGAACGGCATCGAGTTGAAAGGTGCGGTGTTCAACGGCGTCGAGAAGCGCGCGGCCAGCTACTACGGCAACGGCGGCTACGGCTACTACAACTACGAATACGCGTCCGACAAATCCTGA
- a CDS encoding phosphoribosylaminoimidazole carboxylase yields the protein MILRLLLRGGALGAKFLLVLAITHYLGYEALGFYGVVVAASLIASKFYSVGFSSEINRLISVGGSSRRVVDRVLLLYLAVGLVLSVLTVLIYSLFQTVDATVALILCVTLVLLTEHLSFEINSFVFSAQKATAGALLFFIKTGLWALLAVGGMMLGWVPGIASVLWLWVAANVLVIVAGYLIVVNVHKGRVAGPLATATVWRAGLPFYLGTGLIALSQYAERFLIVDLEPYASLGKYVYAWSAANTLQALSYAVVAVVGIPVLAKRFQADQQAFTLRQLFVNKWVARSLVVSVAVAVAIYLFFNVVLDYVATSVPRPDNGILGVLIVSFALRAIGDIVWGGLIASKNSRVSLASAAICVLVSVPVSYLLIKHYSIYGAAWGNVFAIIVQLAVIAVLTRVTGAKKAALSWA from the coding sequence ATGATATTGCGGCTGTTGCTTCGCGGCGGAGCCTTAGGCGCGAAGTTCTTGCTGGTGCTGGCGATCACTCATTACCTCGGTTATGAGGCGCTGGGTTTTTACGGTGTGGTGGTCGCCGCGTCGTTGATCGCGTCGAAGTTCTACAGCGTCGGTTTCAGTTCCGAGATCAACCGGTTGATCAGCGTCGGCGGCAGTTCGCGGCGGGTGGTCGACCGGGTCCTGCTGCTGTATCTGGCGGTGGGACTGGTGTTGTCGGTGCTGACCGTGCTGATTTACTCACTGTTCCAGACGGTGGATGCGACGGTTGCGCTGATTCTCTGCGTGACGCTGGTGCTGCTCACCGAGCACCTGTCATTCGAAATCAACTCCTTCGTCTTTTCCGCGCAGAAAGCCACCGCCGGCGCGTTGCTGTTCTTTATCAAGACCGGTCTGTGGGCGCTGTTGGCGGTGGGCGGGATGATGCTCGGCTGGGTGCCGGGGATCGCCAGTGTGTTGTGGCTGTGGGTCGCCGCCAACGTGCTGGTTATCGTCGCCGGTTACCTGATCGTGGTGAACGTGCACAAGGGCCGCGTGGCCGGGCCGTTGGCCACCGCTACTGTGTGGAGGGCCGGGTTGCCGTTCTATCTCGGCACAGGCTTGATCGCCTTGAGTCAGTACGCCGAGCGCTTTCTGATCGTCGATCTGGAACCCTATGCCAGCCTCGGTAAATACGTGTACGCGTGGTCGGCGGCCAACACCTTGCAAGCGCTGTCGTATGCGGTGGTGGCGGTGGTCGGTATCCCGGTGCTGGCCAAGCGGTTTCAGGCCGATCAGCAGGCGTTCACGCTCCGGCAACTGTTCGTCAACAAATGGGTCGCACGGTCGCTGGTGGTCTCGGTGGCGGTGGCGGTGGCGATTTATCTGTTCTTCAACGTGGTGCTCGATTACGTCGCCACCAGCGTGCCGCGTCCGGATAACGGAATCCTCGGTGTGCTGATCGTTTCCTTCGCCCTGCGCGCGATTGGCGACATCGTCTGGGGCGGTTTGATCGCCTCGAAAAACAGCCGGGTGTCGCTGGCCAGCGCGGCCATTTGCGTGCTGGTGTCGGTGCCGGTCAGCTACCTGCTGATCAAGCACTATTCGATTTACGGCGCGGCGTGGGGCAACGTCTTCGCGATCATCGTGCAACTGGCGGTGATTGCCGTGTTGACCCGCGTGACCGGGGCGAAAAAGGCTGCGCTGTCATGGGCCTGA
- a CDS encoding MlaA family lipoprotein → MRWSNPLAQLCVCAGLLLAPFATQAATEEDPWESVNRPIFQFNDFVDTYALKPLAQGYEFVTPQFLEDGIHNMFRNVGDVTNLANNILQAKPAAAGVDTARIIFNTTFGLLGFFDVGTKMGLNRSDEDFGQTLGYWGVSSGPYVMLPLLGPSTLRDAPSRYVDSYTGPYRYINDVPVRNSVFGLNIVDTRASLLSSEKLISGDKYTFIRNAYLQNREFKVKDGKVVDDF, encoded by the coding sequence ATGCGCTGGAGCAATCCGCTCGCTCAGCTTTGTGTATGTGCCGGCCTGTTGCTGGCTCCGTTCGCCACTCAGGCCGCAACGGAAGAAGACCCTTGGGAGAGCGTCAACCGTCCGATCTTCCAGTTCAACGACTTCGTCGACACCTATGCACTGAAGCCTTTGGCCCAAGGCTATGAGTTTGTCACGCCGCAGTTCCTTGAAGACGGCATCCACAACATGTTCCGCAACGTCGGTGACGTCACTAACCTGGCGAACAACATTCTGCAGGCCAAACCTGCCGCCGCCGGTGTCGACACCGCGCGGATCATTTTCAACACCACCTTCGGCCTGCTCGGTTTCTTCGACGTCGGCACCAAGATGGGTCTGAACCGCAGCGACGAAGATTTCGGCCAGACCCTTGGCTACTGGGGTGTCAGCAGTGGCCCGTACGTGATGCTGCCGTTGCTTGGCCCGAGCACACTGCGTGACGCACCTTCCAGATACGTCGACAGCTACACCGGCCCGTACCGCTACATCAACGACGTGCCTGTGCGTAACTCGGTGTTCGGCCTGAACATCGTCGACACCCGTGCCAGCCTGTTGTCGAGCGAGAAGCTGATCAGCGGCGACAAGTACACCTTCATCCGCAACGCTTACTTGCAGAATCGCGAGTTCAAAGTGAAGGATGGCAAGGTCGTAGACGATTTTTAA
- a CDS encoding polysaccharide pyruvyl transferase family protein, giving the protein MNVTILHGYSASNSGDGLLVDLAIALVQRNFGDDTAISVVASDPESFNYLPHPRFDAPVMAAKGLGRVKQAVFLNQSYAGLADLLKKTDLIVGVGGGYMRSKSAFEHIKLKLGHAKQLETAILSKVPSVYLPQSIGPFHGESRKIVEHYASADAVFVRDNRSSAMFDACENVYRAPDLAVQSLASKILAQPKFTRCAASPATVCVVLRKPPEWSKEKKVAYVANLKLLLQRLKNKSKVVCAVQSAVRGNDDGAFYRELGITEDLLSLKATIAKYQPDLVISVRLHGAIESLLSGVPAYHISYERKGFGAYQDMGVEDWVINGGDINVDTIIDTVYKPNALADFGKRLTDTCREIEAKTVAMDEIIKGIVR; this is encoded by the coding sequence ATGAACGTAACGATTTTGCATGGCTACAGTGCGTCCAACTCCGGTGACGGTCTGCTCGTCGACCTGGCCATTGCCTTGGTGCAGCGCAACTTTGGCGACGACACGGCGATCAGTGTCGTGGCGTCCGATCCGGAGTCTTTCAACTACTTGCCGCACCCGCGTTTCGACGCACCGGTGATGGCAGCCAAGGGGCTGGGGCGGGTCAAGCAAGCGGTGTTCCTCAACCAGTCCTACGCCGGGCTGGCTGATCTGTTGAAGAAAACCGACCTGATCGTTGGCGTCGGCGGCGGCTACATGCGCTCGAAAAGCGCGTTCGAACACATCAAGCTGAAACTCGGCCACGCCAAGCAACTGGAAACCGCGATCCTCAGCAAAGTGCCGTCGGTGTACCTGCCGCAAAGCATCGGTCCGTTCCATGGCGAGAGCCGCAAGATCGTCGAACATTACGCCAGCGCAGACGCAGTGTTTGTCCGTGACAATCGTTCCTCGGCAATGTTTGACGCCTGCGAAAATGTCTACCGCGCACCGGACCTGGCCGTGCAGTCGCTGGCGAGCAAAATCCTTGCGCAACCGAAGTTCACCCGCTGCGCCGCGTCGCCGGCCACCGTGTGCGTGGTGTTGCGCAAGCCGCCGGAGTGGAGCAAGGAAAAGAAAGTCGCCTACGTGGCCAACCTGAAGCTGCTGCTGCAGCGCCTGAAGAACAAAAGCAAAGTGGTGTGCGCCGTACAAAGTGCCGTGCGTGGCAACGATGACGGTGCGTTCTATCGCGAACTGGGCATCACCGAAGACCTGTTGTCGTTGAAGGCGACGATTGCCAAATATCAGCCGGACCTGGTGATTTCCGTGCGTCTGCACGGTGCCATTGAATCGCTGCTGTCCGGCGTGCCGGCGTACCACATCAGCTACGAGCGCAAAGGCTTTGGCGCCTATCAGGACATGGGTGTCGAGGACTGGGTGATCAACGGCGGCGACATCAACGTCGACACCATCATCGACACGGTTTACAAACCGAACGCACTGGCCGATTTCGGCAAGCGCCTGACCGACACCTGCCGCGAGATCGAGGCAAAAACCGTGGCCATGGACGAGATCATCAAAGGTATCGTTCGATGA
- the rssB gene encoding two-component system response regulator RssB — translation MPKTSATLLIIDDDEVVRASLAAYLEDSGFSVLQASNGQQGLQVFEQEKPDLVICDLRMPQMGGLELIRQVTERSPQTPVIVVSGAGVMNDAVEALRLGAADYLIKPLEDLAVLEHSVRRALDRARLLLENQRYREKLEKANRELEASLNLLQEDQNAGRQVQMNMLPESPWSIDEFNFAHQIIPSLYLSGDFVDYFRVDERRVAFYLADVSGHGASSAFVTVLLKFMTTRLLFESKRNGTLPEFKPSEVLGHINRGLISCKLGKHVTMVGGVIDEETGLLTYSIGGHLPLPVLYTPDSVRYLEGRGLPVGLFNEATYEDHVLELPPTFSLTLMSDGILDLLPEPTLKEKEAALPQRVKSAGGSLDGLRQVFGLATLGEMPDDIALLVLSRNL, via the coding sequence ATGCCAAAAACCAGTGCCACGCTGCTGATAATCGATGATGACGAGGTAGTGCGCGCGAGTCTCGCGGCCTATTTGGAAGACAGTGGTTTCAGCGTCCTGCAGGCCAGCAATGGCCAACAGGGTCTTCAGGTATTCGAGCAAGAAAAGCCCGACTTGGTCATCTGCGATCTGCGCATGCCGCAGATGGGCGGTCTCGAACTTATCCGCCAGGTTACCGAGCGATCACCGCAGACGCCGGTGATCGTGGTTTCGGGCGCCGGCGTGATGAACGACGCGGTCGAGGCACTGCGCCTGGGCGCGGCGGATTACCTGATCAAGCCTCTCGAAGATCTGGCCGTGCTCGAGCACTCCGTGCGCCGGGCCTTGGACCGTGCGCGTCTGCTGCTGGAAAACCAGCGCTATCGCGAGAAGCTGGAAAAGGCCAACCGCGAGCTCGAAGCCAGCCTGAACCTGCTCCAGGAAGACCAGAACGCCGGTCGCCAGGTGCAGATGAACATGCTGCCGGAAAGCCCGTGGAGCATCGACGAGTTCAACTTTGCGCACCAGATCATCCCGTCGCTGTACCTGTCGGGTGATTTTGTCGACTATTTCCGTGTTGACGAACGCCGGGTGGCGTTTTACCTGGCGGACGTATCGGGTCACGGCGCTTCTTCAGCCTTCGTCACCGTGCTGCTGAAGTTCATGACCACGCGCTTGCTGTTCGAATCCAAGCGCAACGGCACCTTGCCGGAATTCAAGCCTTCGGAGGTCCTTGGTCATATCAACCGGGGGCTGATCAGTTGTAAGCTGGGCAAACACGTCACAATGGTCGGTGGAGTCATCGACGAGGAGACCGGTTTGTTGACCTATAGCATCGGCGGCCATCTGCCGTTGCCTGTGTTGTACACGCCTGACAGTGTTCGTTACCTGGAGGGGCGCGGTCTGCCGGTGGGGCTCTTCAATGAGGCCACCTACGAAGATCACGTGCTTGAGCTGCCGCCGACGTTCAGCCTGACGCTGATGTCTGATGGCATTCTGGATCTGTTGCCAGAACCCACGCTCAAGGAAAAAGAAGCTGCTTTACCCCAGCGGGTGAAGTCGGCGGGCGGCAGCCTGGATGGTCTGCGGCAAGTATTTGGATTGGCCACGCTAGGGGAGATGCCGGATGATATCGCCCTGTTGGTGTTGAGCAGGAATCTTTAA
- a CDS encoding glycosyltransferase family 4 protein, with the protein MKKILHVAETIKGGVATVIRTISVSPEGDAARYELVYLVPQDQEKELHGIAPHQIRTFARSGRNVPSLLRFAWRLSQVMLKEKPDVVHLHSTFSGVIGRVVCVLLRPWRKPKIVYCPHAFSFLMESSPTKQKVYAWIERVLQKVTDVIICVSQYELDKAARFGIERKRMKLIYNGIHQRDEAPKAQSPEPIHLLFVGRLDYQKGFDVLLKAFAKVQRNDLKLTVVGSAVNEDSVECPPMDAVEYLPWVTPTEVHALYQKADALIVPSRWEGFAMVPLEGMAMGLPVIASNCTSLPELVTDEVSGYVFPSGDHQALADVLAKIQKPRLLDLGNEGRSIVRERFSAALMIRQTYDLYCAPTY; encoded by the coding sequence GTGAAAAAAATACTGCACGTGGCTGAGACGATCAAAGGTGGCGTCGCGACGGTGATCCGCACCATTTCGGTTTCGCCCGAAGGCGACGCGGCGCGCTACGAGCTGGTTTACCTGGTGCCCCAGGATCAGGAAAAGGAACTGCACGGCATCGCGCCGCATCAGATCCGCACTTTCGCTCGCAGCGGGCGCAACGTGCCCTCGCTGCTGCGTTTCGCCTGGCGCCTGAGCCAGGTGATGCTCAAGGAAAAACCCGACGTGGTGCATTTGCACAGCACTTTTTCCGGGGTGATCGGCCGCGTCGTGTGCGTACTGTTGCGACCGTGGCGCAAGCCGAAAATCGTCTATTGCCCGCACGCCTTTTCGTTCCTGATGGAAAGCTCGCCAACCAAGCAAAAGGTGTATGCGTGGATCGAGCGAGTGCTGCAGAAGGTCACCGACGTGATCATTTGCGTCAGCCAGTACGAGCTCGATAAAGCGGCGCGATTCGGCATCGAGCGCAAGCGCATGAAGCTGATCTACAACGGCATTCATCAGCGCGACGAAGCGCCGAAAGCCCAAAGCCCCGAGCCGATCCATCTGCTGTTTGTCGGCCGACTCGATTACCAGAAAGGTTTCGACGTACTGCTCAAGGCCTTTGCCAAGGTGCAGCGCAACGACTTGAAACTGACGGTGGTCGGCAGTGCGGTCAACGAAGACTCCGTCGAGTGTCCGCCGATGGACGCCGTGGAATACCTGCCGTGGGTCACGCCAACGGAAGTGCACGCGCTGTACCAGAAGGCCGATGCGCTGATTGTCCCGAGTCGCTGGGAAGGCTTTGCCATGGTGCCGCTGGAAGGCATGGCCATGGGGCTGCCGGTGATCGCCAGCAACTGCACCTCGCTGCCGGAACTGGTCACCGACGAGGTGTCCGGTTACGTCTTTCCCTCCGGTGATCACCAGGCGCTGGCCGACGTGCTGGCGAAAATCCAGAAGCCGCGCTTGCTCGACCTTGGCAACGAAGGTCGCAGCATTGTCCGCGAGCGTTTCAGCGCCGCGTTGATGATCCGCCAGACCTACGACCTGTATTGCGCTCCCACTTATTAA
- the tal gene encoding transaldolase, protein MTSKLEQLKQMTTVVADTGDFEAIARVKPVDATTNPSLLLKAAAIPAYAELLNACVSDCKGDVGLASDRFGVAVGQEILKVIPGRISTEVDARLSFDQDAVLKRAHRLIELYDKAGIGRDRVLIKIASTWEGIRAAEILEKEGIQTNLTLLFSFAQAAACADAGVFLISPFVGRIYDWYKKANGNDYTGADDPGVQSVTRIYNYYKANDYKTVVMGASFRNLSQIEQLAGCDRLTISPDLIDKLAADNGKLERKLAPGHAGEARLSLNEAQFRWLSNEDAMATEKLAEGIRQFARDQEKLEALLQAKL, encoded by the coding sequence ATGACTTCCAAGCTGGAACAACTCAAACAGATGACCACCGTGGTTGCCGACACCGGCGACTTCGAAGCGATTGCCCGGGTCAAGCCGGTCGACGCCACCACCAACCCTTCCCTGCTGCTCAAAGCCGCGGCCATTCCGGCTTACGCCGAACTGCTGAACGCCTGCGTCAGCGACTGCAAGGGCGATGTCGGCCTGGCCAGCGACCGTTTCGGCGTCGCGGTGGGCCAGGAAATCCTCAAAGTGATTCCAGGGCGTATTTCCACTGAAGTGGATGCGCGCCTGTCGTTCGACCAGGACGCCGTTCTGAAACGCGCACACCGCCTGATCGAACTGTACGACAAGGCCGGTATCGGCCGTGACCGCGTGCTGATCAAGATCGCCTCGACCTGGGAAGGCATCCGCGCGGCGGAGATCCTCGAGAAGGAAGGCATCCAGACCAACCTGACCCTGCTGTTCTCCTTCGCCCAGGCCGCCGCGTGCGCCGACGCCGGGGTGTTCCTGATCTCGCCGTTCGTGGGCCGCATCTACGACTGGTACAAGAAGGCCAACGGCAACGACTACACCGGCGCCGATGATCCGGGCGTACAGTCGGTGACGCGCATCTACAACTACTACAAGGCCAATGACTACAAGACCGTGGTCATGGGCGCGAGCTTCCGCAACCTCAGCCAGATCGAGCAACTGGCCGGTTGCGACCGCCTGACCATCAGCCCGGACCTGATCGACAAGCTGGCGGCAGACAACGGCAAACTGGAGCGCAAACTCGCCCCTGGCCACGCCGGTGAAGCACGCCTGAGCCTCAATGAAGCGCAGTTCCGCTGGTTGTCGAACGAAGATGCGATGGCGACCGAGAAACTGGCTGAGGGCATTCGTCAGTTTGCCCGTGATCAGGAGAAGCTTGAGGCGCTGTTGCAGGCCAAGCTGTGA
- the rssC gene encoding anti-sigma factor antagonist RssC has protein sequence MSTGRIQFAEQDGTFVLKFVGEVRLTLCSALDATIEKIFTALNFNAIVIDLTETRSIDSTTLGLLAKLSILSRQKVGLLPTVVTTHDDITRLLQSMGFEQVFNIVNHPVPCPECLDDLPDQDQSEEVVRIKVLEAHKILMGLNDSNREAFHDLVNALERH, from the coding sequence ATGAGTACCGGTAGAATCCAGTTCGCCGAGCAGGACGGCACCTTCGTCCTGAAGTTCGTCGGTGAAGTTCGCCTGACCCTGTGTTCGGCGTTGGATGCGACTATTGAGAAAATCTTCACCGCGTTGAATTTCAACGCGATCGTGATCGATTTGACCGAAACCCGCAGCATCGACAGCACCACGCTGGGCCTGCTGGCCAAGCTGTCGATTCTGTCGCGGCAGAAGGTCGGCCTGTTGCCGACTGTCGTCACCACCCACGATGACATCACCCGTCTGTTGCAGTCGATGGGCTTCGAGCAGGTGTTCAACATCGTCAACCACCCGGTGCCTTGCCCGGAGTGCCTGGATGACTTGCCGGATCAGGATCAGTCGGAAGAAGTGGTGCGGATCAAGGTGTTGGAAGCGCACAAGATCCTCATGGGGCTGAACGACTCCAATCGTGAAGCATTCCATGACCTGGTCAATGCCCTGGAAAGACACTGA
- a CDS encoding glycosyl hydrolase family 5 yields the protein MKTAPLKPLGALTLLLLAATGQSHANELFPALPANKTIGVQVKVQTFSAADAEKVKSTGFSFVRFGVWTDSLGSAAYQKQISDAFAVARAAGLPVLMTLRATKPLPANDLTNAGVAYANALTSLATTYGSQLVAIELWNEPDLNTYWPTGNFDTTFVPFMSAACKTLQDKPQATPVIGFGFARPPTAGSASTVALNRIVSEYPQCLSAISYHPYGMTGTQISNAQAFIQQNFHLPGVISEWGISALASNGGTEGQASKISAFVADIKTRNIALTSIYEWKNSDTGSNDREKNFGLLTADGQPKPAETAVRTQLSQH from the coding sequence ATGAAAACAGCACCTCTGAAACCACTCGGCGCCCTGACCCTGTTGCTGCTGGCAGCAACCGGCCAGAGTCACGCCAATGAACTGTTCCCGGCACTGCCTGCCAATAAAACCATCGGTGTTCAGGTCAAGGTCCAGACCTTCTCCGCCGCCGACGCCGAAAAGGTCAAAAGCACCGGCTTCAGTTTCGTACGCTTTGGCGTGTGGACTGACAGCCTGGGCAGCGCGGCCTATCAAAAGCAGATCAGCGACGCCTTCGCTGTGGCCCGTGCCGCTGGCCTGCCGGTGCTGATGACCTTGCGCGCGACCAAGCCGTTGCCGGCCAATGATCTGACGAACGCCGGCGTCGCGTACGCCAACGCGCTGACCAGCCTGGCAACGACCTACGGTTCGCAACTGGTGGCGATCGAGTTATGGAATGAGCCGGATCTGAACACTTACTGGCCGACCGGGAATTTCGATACGACGTTCGTGCCGTTCATGAGTGCCGCGTGCAAGACGCTGCAGGACAAACCTCAGGCCACCCCGGTAATCGGCTTCGGTTTCGCCCGACCACCCACCGCCGGCTCGGCGTCCACGGTGGCGCTCAATCGTATCGTCAGCGAATACCCGCAATGCCTCAGCGCGATTTCCTATCATCCGTATGGCATGACCGGCACGCAGATCAGCAATGCCCAAGCGTTTATCCAGCAGAACTTCCATCTGCCGGGGGTGATCAGCGAATGGGGTATCTCGGCACTCGCGTCCAACGGGGGTACGGAGGGTCAGGCCAGTAAAATCAGTGCCTTCGTCGCCGATATCAAAACCCGCAACATTGCACTGACGTCGATCTACGAATGGAAAAACAGCGACACCGGCAGCAATGATCGCGAGAAGAATTTCGGTCTTCTGACCGCCGACGGCCAGCCGAAACCCGCGGAAACCGCAGTCAGAACCCAGTTGAGCCAGCATTAG